A single region of the Salarchaeum japonicum genome encodes:
- a CDS encoding MFS transporter encodes MSEQRSVPVSTVLDRIPVGTFHRRLLAICGTAWAFDGMEVILISFTLPVLLDAWSLSGLTAGFLGSASLMGMVVGNWGWGYFADQYGRKPAFQWTVLTYAVFAGLTALAVGFYSGFALRFLTGVGLGGALAVDTSYLSEHLPTNRRGRYLVYLDAFWPLGYGLAVGLAWFFLAFLPSGGTVSVPVFGAVEGWRLLFVASAVPGLLVFVIRTQLAETPYYLARTGDVEAANDRLRAIAEENGEDVQLIDADDVTPMDSPGFGRLFEADIRLQTVMISAAWFAINFGYYGVFIWLPQTFGASGTVPALEVAGLTFGGVYVYFLLIALVQFPGYASAAYLVEKIGRKLTLGTYLLASGAFTFVFASAMPGAGFGLGISGFWPFFLALLASSFFTLGAWGAIYAYTPELFPTEARATGNGFAGGVGKIAAVIGPILAGALVDIGYLVALTPLAVAFALGGLVVLAFGRETKGEPLT; translated from the coding sequence ATGTCCGAACAACGAAGCGTTCCGGTATCGACGGTGTTAGACAGGATTCCCGTCGGCACGTTCCATCGTCGGCTCCTCGCCATCTGCGGGACGGCGTGGGCGTTCGACGGCATGGAAGTCATCCTCATCAGCTTCACCCTCCCCGTCCTCCTCGACGCGTGGAGCCTCAGCGGCCTCACCGCGGGCTTCCTCGGCTCCGCGAGCCTCATGGGTATGGTCGTCGGGAACTGGGGCTGGGGGTACTTCGCCGACCAGTACGGCCGGAAGCCGGCGTTCCAGTGGACCGTCCTCACCTACGCGGTGTTCGCCGGTCTCACCGCGCTCGCCGTCGGCTTCTACAGCGGGTTCGCCCTCCGCTTCCTGACCGGCGTCGGCCTGGGCGGCGCGCTCGCCGTGGACACCTCCTACCTCTCCGAACACCTCCCCACGAACCGCCGCGGCAGGTACCTGGTGTACCTCGACGCGTTCTGGCCGCTCGGCTACGGCCTCGCCGTCGGCCTCGCGTGGTTCTTCCTCGCCTTCCTCCCCTCGGGCGGCACCGTCTCCGTCCCCGTGTTCGGCGCGGTGGAGGGCTGGCGGCTCCTGTTCGTCGCGTCCGCGGTGCCCGGCCTCCTCGTGTTCGTCATCCGCACCCAGCTCGCGGAGACGCCGTACTACCTCGCACGCACGGGCGACGTGGAAGCCGCGAACGACCGCCTGCGCGCCATCGCCGAGGAGAACGGCGAGGACGTCCAGCTCATCGACGCGGACGACGTGACGCCGATGGACTCCCCCGGGTTCGGCCGGCTGTTCGAGGCCGACATCCGCCTGCAGACCGTGATGATTTCCGCGGCCTGGTTCGCCATCAACTTCGGGTACTACGGCGTGTTCATCTGGCTCCCGCAGACGTTCGGCGCGAGCGGCACCGTCCCCGCGCTCGAAGTCGCGGGCCTGACGTTCGGCGGCGTCTACGTCTACTTCCTCCTCATCGCGCTCGTCCAGTTCCCCGGGTACGCGAGCGCCGCCTACCTCGTCGAGAAAATCGGCCGGAAGCTCACGCTCGGCACCTACCTGCTCGCGTCCGGCGCGTTCACGTTCGTGTTCGCGAGCGCGATGCCGGGCGCGGGATTCGGCCTCGGAATCAGCGGGTTCTGGCCCTTTTTCCTCGCGCTCCTCGCGTCCTCCTTCTTCACGCTCGGCGCGTGGGGCGCGATTTACGCGTACACGCCCGAACTCTTCCCCACGGAAGCCCGGGCGACCGGGAACGGATTCGCGGGCGGCGTCGGGAAGATAGCGGCCGTCATCGGCCCGATTCTCGCGGGCGCGCTCGTGGACATCGGGTATCTCGTCGCGCTCACGCCGCTCGCCGTCGCGTTCGCGCTCGGCGGCCTCGTCGTCCTCGCGTTCGGCCGTGAGACGAAGGGCGAACCCCTGACCTAG
- a CDS encoding MarR family winged helix-turn-helix transcriptional regulator has translation MSRWLQSGLRRDVCITIAGLDDPTVSGVKRALEKQYESRVRPKTFHGAIDGLESQGLVERSADGAHERVSLTETGKSALREQFEWMTDTLAD, from the coding sequence ATGTCTCGATGGTTGCAGTCCGGGTTGCGGCGGGACGTCTGCATCACTATCGCCGGTCTTGACGACCCGACCGTGAGCGGCGTGAAGCGCGCGCTGGAGAAACAGTACGAGAGCCGGGTGCGGCCGAAGACGTTCCACGGCGCTATCGACGGCCTGGAATCGCAGGGGTTGGTGGAACGGTCGGCGGACGGCGCGCACGAGCGCGTGTCGCTCACGGAGACGGGGAAGTCGGCGCTCCGCGAACAGTTCGAGTGGATGACCGACACGCTCGCCGATTGA
- a CDS encoding HFX_2341 family transcriptional regulator: MQTHVIPVGFDYDRLIAPLVRDRLDVDRVVLLEGAVGSEANVEYSQHLAEKLEQDFENLLGAETDRVSVSDVYDYDAAFAQAFDLIAEELDAGGEVWVNIASMPRTVSFAFATAAHSLAVEREEDRSRIHTYYTAPEKYLETELAEELRKEIELLSDLADDADDDRITERVESARALLDEFDERGTTIGAKEIDGRHVVEIPVASFSNVKPFEELVLFTLGEHGEFASVSDLAETLASDLGEEYTDSFRSKVIYNVDRLGPGGKGYIEQEREGKSHRTRLSRIGELWVRAHEND, encoded by the coding sequence ATGCAGACGCACGTCATCCCGGTCGGGTTCGACTACGACCGGCTCATCGCGCCGCTCGTCCGCGACCGACTCGACGTCGATAGGGTGGTGCTCCTGGAGGGCGCGGTGGGGAGCGAGGCGAACGTCGAGTACTCCCAGCACCTCGCGGAGAAACTCGAACAGGACTTCGAGAACCTCCTCGGCGCGGAGACCGACCGAGTGTCGGTGAGCGACGTGTACGACTACGACGCCGCGTTCGCGCAGGCGTTCGACCTCATCGCCGAAGAACTCGACGCCGGCGGCGAGGTCTGGGTGAACATCGCCTCGATGCCGCGCACCGTCTCGTTCGCGTTCGCGACCGCCGCGCACTCGCTCGCCGTCGAACGCGAGGAAGACCGCTCGCGCATCCACACCTACTACACCGCACCCGAGAAGTACCTCGAAACCGAACTCGCGGAGGAACTCCGCAAGGAAATCGAGTTGCTCTCCGACCTCGCGGACGACGCCGACGACGACCGCATCACCGAGCGCGTGGAGAGCGCTCGCGCCCTCCTCGACGAGTTCGACGAACGCGGCACCACCATCGGCGCGAAGGAAATCGACGGCCGGCACGTCGTCGAAATCCCCGTCGCCTCGTTCTCGAACGTCAAGCCCTTCGAGGAACTCGTGCTGTTCACGCTCGGCGAGCACGGCGAGTTCGCGAGCGTCAGCGACCTCGCCGAAACCCTCGCGAGCGACTTGGGTGAGGAGTACACGGACTCCTTCCGCTCGAAAGTCATCTACAACGTCGATAGGCTCGGGCCGGGCGGGAAGGGCTACATCGAACAGGAACGCGAGGGGAAATCCCACCGCACCCGCTTATCGCGCATCGGCGAACTCTGGGTGCGCGCCCACGAGAACGACTAA
- a CDS encoding DUF1405 domain-containing protein has product MTIPARDDLPRYVAPLPARLEDLAFRLLPVIVLVNLVGTLFGFWYYRFQLETTPVVAWAVVPDSPVATLFIGLSLAAYRLDWGAEWLHALAFFGCIKLGLWTPFVQLVVNGQGGLWWAMYWFLVLSHAAMAVEAFVIHRYASFSVPAIAVAAGWYWFNDVVDYFAPLVGDFHHTTLRAEYVSGGIDHALRAHDLAAVAAVTLTLLATFLALATRVEKLKA; this is encoded by the coding sequence ATGACGATTCCGGCGCGCGACGACCTCCCCCGGTACGTCGCGCCCCTCCCCGCCCGGCTCGAAGACCTGGCGTTCCGCCTGCTCCCGGTCATCGTGCTCGTGAACCTCGTCGGCACCCTGTTCGGGTTCTGGTACTACCGCTTCCAGCTCGAAACCACGCCAGTGGTCGCGTGGGCGGTCGTCCCCGACAGCCCCGTGGCGACGCTCTTCATCGGTCTCTCGCTCGCCGCCTACCGCCTCGACTGGGGCGCGGAGTGGCTGCACGCGCTCGCCTTCTTCGGCTGCATCAAACTCGGGCTGTGGACGCCGTTCGTCCAGCTCGTCGTGAACGGCCAGGGCGGCCTCTGGTGGGCGATGTACTGGTTCCTCGTCCTCAGCCACGCCGCGATGGCCGTCGAAGCCTTCGTCATCCACCGCTACGCGTCCTTCTCGGTGCCCGCAATCGCAGTCGCCGCGGGCTGGTACTGGTTCAACGACGTGGTGGACTACTTCGCCCCCCTCGTCGGCGACTTCCACCACACGACCCTCCGCGCGGAGTACGTGTCCGGCGGTATCGACCACGCGCTCCGCGCGCACGACCTCGCCGCCGTCGCCGCCGTCACCCTCACCCTGCTCGCGACGTTCCTCGCGCTCGCGACGCGAGTGGAGAAACTGAAGGCTTAG